A genomic stretch from Aedes albopictus strain Foshan chromosome 2, AalbF5, whole genome shotgun sequence includes:
- the LOC115255382 gene encoding uncharacterized protein LOC115255382: MSACEMIRNGRAVDNNYLIGEIYKEFLNNAESAIKVQWIPSHMGIHGNEIADQLAVAKTQHKQSDYQGVTAGDALVLSAKNTWEDWNRKYKEVSKDKGKWHYQLMEKPGKRIWSKELILNPKEVKILNRIRSGHCMTKERRAKWGWEEDELCEWCEETENLKHIIYECPQYNLSRSQFPALEYMKPLEVILQEGCEEEMKQIVKFLEENNIHI, translated from the coding sequence ATGAGTGCGTGTGAGATGATACGAAATGGAAGAGCAGTGGACAACAACTATCTCATAGGAGAGATATACAAGGAGTTCCTGAACAATGCGGAAAGTGCGATCAAGGTACAATGGATACCGAGCCATATGGGAATCCATGGGAACGAAATCGCCGATCAGCTGGCAGTGGCCAAAACACAGCACAAACAATCGGACTACCAAGGAGTAACTGCTGGAGACGCGCTCGTCCTGAGCGCGAAAAATACGTGGGAAGATTGGAACCGGAAGTACAAGGAAGTGTCGAAAGACAAAGGAAAATGGCACTACCAATTGATGGAGAAACCAGGGAAACGGATATGGAGTAAGGAGCTCATACTAAACCCAAAAGAAGTGAAAATTCTAAACAGAATTAGAAGTGGACATTGTATGACGAAAGAAAGGAGGGCGAAATGGGGTTGGGAAGAAGACGAATTGTGTGAATGGTGTGAAGAAACCGAAAATCTGAAACACATAATCTACGAGTGCCCACAATACAACCTAAGTCGAAGTCAGTTTCCGGCATTGGAGTATATGAAACCATTAGAAGTGATTCTACAAGAAGGCTGTGAAGAAGAAATGAAGCAAATAGTGAAGTTTTTGGAAGAGAACAACATCCACATATAA
- the LOC109417557 gene encoding uncharacterized protein LOC109417557 produces the protein MALSEIADFVVNVFQLISYLLKVSIFIGKVLVEVIRYAATLVWSVLQAIGHFMVVFYEDYSYFVEDFRNGLSAIARFVIGCLVAICEGLVNGVVSVGNAVAAGYHGIGELLSGRLLTVPIFTFEFVKQMLVLVGNGVWFLVTLPGHFAKNFWEYLDAGLEVVGLFSRDIGAKSWEILSRIGYYLVKDVPLQSVGGIVILIVAYMNPKCSKRVANFCFRILRYFYRKLLPYGRGIRRKYIQLKERIAQTIDLIILTILAGFQFLHSRASHIYDTGVHRTASFIRNFFTLSNRRRVPVDIRVQRHHFSRIENRQDHSSESEHSSSRSSSSSSDQSTTGHGSHLNRHRQVSPFAQTNSGSPSKKLNPDDASSATTIGLCIICEDNEKSVVLVPCGHLCLCKRCADQLGNYDRYCPICRTLIYRKVDVFI, from the coding sequence ATGGCTCTGTCGGAGATAGCGGACTTTGTCGTGAATGTGTTCCAGCTGATCAGCTACCTGCTCAAGGTGAGCATCTTCATCGGCAAGGTCCTGGTGGAAGTCATTCGTTATGCGGCCACCCTGGTGTGGAGTGTGCTGCAAGCCATCGGACACTTCATGGTGGTCTTCTACGAGGACTATTCGTACTTTGTGGAGGACTTCCGGAACGGCTTGAGCGCGATTGCCCGGTTCGTGATCGGATGTTTGGTGGCCATTTGTGAAGGACTGGTGAATGGCGTAGTGTCCGTGGGGAATGCCGTTGCAGCGGGGTACCATGGAATTGGAGAGCTGCTTTCCGGACGGTTGCTCACGGTTCCAATCTTTACGTTCGAGTTCGTCAAACAAATGCTGGTGCTGGTCGGTAACGGAGTTTGGTTCCTAGTTACACTGCCGGGACATTTCGCCAAGAACTTTTGGGAATACTTGGACGCTGGCCTCGAAGTCGTTGGACTTTTTTCAAGAGACATTGGAGCCAAGAGTTGGGAGATTCTGTCCCGGATTGGATACTATCTGGTAAAGGATGTTCCGTTGCAATCTGTCGGAGGAATCGTGATCCTGATAGTGGCGTACATGAATCCAAAATGCAGTAAAAGAGTGGCCAACTTCTGCTTCCGAATCCTTCGCTATTTCTACCGGAAGCTACTGCCATATGGACGAGGAATTCGCCGAAAGTACATTCAGCTCAAGGAAAGGATCGCTCAAACAATCGACCTCATCATCTTGACCATTCTTGCCGGATTCCAGTTCTTGCATAGTCGAGCGTCGCACATCTACGACACCGGAGTCCATCGTACAGCTTCGTTCATCCGTAACTTTTTCACGTTGTCCAATCGACGCCGAGTCCCAGTCGACATCCGCGTGCAGAGACACCACTTCAGTCGCATCGAGAACCGGCAGGACCACTCATCGGAATCTGAGCATTCTTCATCCCGTTCGTCATCTTCTTCATCGGACCAATCGACAACTGGTCACGGATCTCACCTTAATCGCCACCGCCAAGTATCACCATTTGCTCAAACGAACAGCGGAAGTCCAAGCAAAAAGCTCAATCCAGACGATGCCTCGTCTGCCACCACCATCGGCCTATGCATAATCTGCGAGGACAACGAGAAGTCTGTGGTGCTGGTGCCGTGCGGACATTTGTGTTTGTGCAAACGATGCGCTGACCAGCTGGGGAACTACGATCGCTACTGTCCCATCTGTCGGACACTGATCTATCGCAAGGTAGACGTTTTTATTTAG